The genome window TCGGTGATTGCAGCTCCGGCTCCGGGATTCAGCGCCGGTCAAGCCATCAATCTGATTGAGCAGATGGCGGCCAACGGATTGCCGGCCGGAATGAGCGGCGAATGGACCGCCATTGCCTACCAGCAGAAACTGGCGGGTAATCAGGCCTATTTAATCTACGGACTGTCGTTGCTGCTGGTATTTCTGGTGCTGGCGGCGCAGTATGAAAGCTGGGCAAGTCCGGCGGCAGTAATTCTGGTCGTCCCCATGGCGCTGGTAGGCATCGTCATGGCGCTGATAATGCGCAACTTCGATAGCAATCTCTACACCCAGGTCGGCTTGGTGTTGATGATTGCGCTTGCCAGCAAAAACGCGATTCTGGTAGTGGAGTTCGCGCGCGAACTGCGCGCCGAAGGCATGTCGATAGCCGATGCGGCGGTCGAAGCAACCAGACGCCGCTTCCGTCCGATCCTGATGACATCATTCGCCTTCATCCTCGGCGTAGTCCCGCTGATGAACGCCGAAGGCGCGGGCGCAGCCAGCCAGCAGGCCATTGGCACAGTGGTATTCGGCGGCATGCTGGCTTCTACCCTGCTGGCGATACCGTTCGTACCGGTGTTTTACATCATCACCCAGCGCTGGAGCGAAAGGAAAAAAGAAGCTGGGGGAAAGACTGGAGCATAGTAAAATAGCGACTTAGATGATCCCAGCCCTACATAACAACGAGAAACTCCCTATGCAAACACAGTTCAGGTTTTATACGGCGGCCTCAATATTACTACTTTACACCGTTCTGTCCGGATGCTCATCCAATAAAACCTCGTTGGTAATAAAATCGGAACCGGATGGCGCGTATATATCGCAAACCGAGACCGGCGCCGGTCTGGGCGTCGCACCGGTAACCCTTGACTTCGATAAAGCCGAGCTGGTTAATAAAACCAACAGGGATAAAGAGAGAACGGGCTGTTTTCGCGTAAAAGGTTACAGCGCGCGCTGGATGAGCGGCGCAACCGCGTCATCCGCGCCTGCCATTCGGCTGTGCAATCCGGTCGGCAAAAACTTCACGGTTACCTTGCAGCGTAATGCCAATGCCCCCGGCCTGGAAAAAGACCTTGAGTTCGCCAAGCAGGATAAAGACTCGCAAACTCAGCAGCAGCAAGCGAATGCCCCGCAAAAGCAGCAGGCGAAAGTAGTGCAGCCGGTGGATGAAGCAACGCCAGCGGAGCGGTAAAATGGCTATCAGGAGATATCCAATACGTACGGAGTTATTTCCTACCCCGCAAGGAAATATGTGTGCAGGATTTTACCTGTTGAGACGCCTTGCTGCCATCGTAACCTAATGCCGCAAGATCTACAGAGTTTCTCAACAGAAACATGCCAAGACGCAAATATCGAGTTGAGTTTTAAAAATCGCATCGTTCCGGCAGGGATTACCGGAATCCAGACTCCGTGAATGGTTACCGTGCAAATCGCGAAGCGAACACCCAACCCCCTCTCCCGCCGGGAGAGGCTGGGTGAGGGAAACCGGGCGTGGCGCGTGCGTTTGCATGATACGGGGCAACGCTTGCGCCATGGCCGGTTGGGCGTTATCTCCTGATCGACTGGATACCGGCACCAATACGCTTGGAGAAAATTTGCATTTACCCACACAGCGTTTCGAGCGGATTCGCCCGACTTGAATCCGTGCCGGTATGACGGTCTTCCTGTTTCCGGAGTCTGATCGGACTGAATAGTTATGCAACGATCAGATGTTGAATCAATACGATGGAAACATCTCATCCGATATGCGAGCAACACCAGGCACCCCTTCCGCCAATGCGATAAGCGCCTTGTGCTCTTCTTCCGAAGACACCAAACCCCATAAGTGAACCACACCTTCGCTCACGATTATATTGCGCGCGCCAAAGTCCGTCCAAGGCTGCCTGCCAAGCCTATCAAGCAATTCCAAACGGATTTGGCGATCGGAAGCGGCAGATGTGTTGGTCCGAGGCGGCGACGACGCGAGCGCCTGAATCAAATTGGATCGGCTCACGATACCGGCAAGCTTACCGTCATTCCCGAGGATAGGCACCCGTTTTATACGGTATTTCTCTAGCAGAGTCGCTATCTCGTCCAGCGGTGTATCTTCCAATGCGGATATAACACGGGTCGACATGATCTCGCTAACGTGACGCCCATACGACTTGGCGAACTCCCCGGCCAGGGTCGAAGCAGGCGTCAGCGCCTCAAGCCACCAGGGATGATGCTTGTCGGTGCCGATCTCCTCGCGATGAATAAAGTCCGCTTCGCTGATCACACCAATCACCACCCCTTTCTCGTCAACCACGGGCAACGCGCTGATATCGTGCTCGACAAGAAGCTTAATTGCATCGGCAGCCTCACAGTTCGACTTCACTGTTACAACATCACGAACCATGACATCTTTTGCTTTCATACTGCCCTCTTCTTTCATACTGCTCTCCTTGAAAATAAAGGCGTGTGGAATTATGGGATTACTTGTCATACCGGACTAACATTGCCGACGATCATTCAAGCGCCGCACTTTGCGAATTTTTTGCTGAAAACAGCTGATCAGCATAGCGTGCATATTACAAAAATATAAAATTCAATGGAATACACTACCCACGCAAGACATAGACTACCTATGCGAAGACAGGCTGTCAATCCGGGTATAGAGAAAAGCAGAGCAATTGCGCGGGGTTCATTAAACGTTTTGATACCACCAAGAATGACGCTTCGGGTTCAACATTCGGTCATAAATGACGGACAAACATAAACCGCCTATTTTCACAATCCGTAATACCGACATACCGCGCATTAATTTTGCCATTCCTATTTATTATCTACTTGGTCAATAGGAATTGATACGGGGACAATAGGTAAAGGTCTTTCGATATATAAAGATTGCAACAATCGCCCGACGGATCTGGTAAGCTGACCAGATGTGTACGATTACACCGAACAGTACAATCAATAAATAAAGGGGCATACCATAGTGATCTGGTTGAGTGTAATCTTTGGATTTGGCGCATTCCTTGGACTTAGTTCCTCTGCATGCCAGGCGGATTCAGGACAACTGGAGTGGCCCGCCCCCCAATCGGACCTACCGGGTATCATTGGCCACGATGACCGGGTCCCTCTCGATTCGACTGCTTGGCCTTGGCAAGCCATAGGCAGATTCAACCAGCCTGATGGCAACGCCTATTGCACTGGAACCCTGATAGCCCCGGACACGGTATTGACAGCGGCTCACTGTGTCTATAACCACGCAGCCAACCGCTGGCTGCAACCTGAAGAAATCGTGTTCGTAGCTGATTTGAGGCGCGACGAAGATGCGGGTTTTGCACGTTGCAAGTCTATCCAGAGGCCGTCGGGCTTCGACCCCCGCAATCCGACAGTAAATACTATTGCCAATGACTGGGCGATAGTTAAACTGTTGCATGCGTTGTCGGTGCAGCCAGTCAAGGTCCGCTCTCTGTTGGAGATGAACCTTCCCGATATTGCTTCGCTCCACTTTGAAACCGCTGGCTACGCTCAAGACCGTCCGTATCTATTATCTCTTGTAAACAGCTGCGCAATACGCAGCCTTATAGATAATGGGCGGATTCTGGTTACGGATTGCGATAGCACCAAAGGCGACTCCGGAGCTCCCCTTCTATTGCGCCAAGGCAAGGACTTTTGGCTAGTGGGTGTATTTTCCGCTTCGACCCTGGCTGGAGCCAAAAATCCCGGAAGCTATGCGGTCAACGCCGCCGGGTTTCTTGATTTATTGCATTAACATGGGTTGTAACTATTCAGTATCAGCGAATATGCAGTTACTCACAAAGAGCTGCAACCTCGTCAACTTCATACTGAGCCATTCACTCAACGTAAAACCTGGCGGAACGCAACCCTTACACGATCCAAAGACCATCTGCATCATTATTTCCGCTGAAATCTTGTCGTTTTCCGCAACGATACATTAATACGCCGTCTGGAGTGAGAGAAACGGCTTCATAAATACCTCTCGTTCTTGCGGTACGACCGACCGGGAACAAGGGTAAATCCGCTGCGGCAAAATCAATGCAATATCCTAGCTGTTCAGTATACCCGTTGGAGAAGAAGTGAGGTGAGTCAGGCGAGACCTTCTGCGTCCACGGATGGGCGCAGAGAGCTTCCACGGACGGACTTGCAGCCTGTCTCGGCTGTGGCTTGCCTTACTTCCGACGGGCTTCGGCCAGGAATCAAAAGCACTCGCTGAATAGTTACGCAATATCTAACCTTTCTCGCTCTGCGTACCGGCTTGAGCGCCGCTCAAGGAACTGCGGGCTTGGTCAGATCATTATTCAACCTGTTATTGTCCGCCGGAACATCAATCCCCCCTGCGGGTTGCGGTTTTCCGGCATTGCCGTATTCTTCGAAAATTCCGAAGGGTTGTATCTGATCGTCGGCGGGCAACTGCTTGCGGTTCCACCCTCCCCCGAGCGAACGGATAAGCGCAACCGAGTTTTTCAGCCGTTCGGTCTTGAGCACCACGGCGTCGATACTCGCAGTCAGCGTGTTGATCTGCGCGTAAATGAGATCAAGACTGGTAATCAGACCGCCCATATACAGTTCCATAGTCAGACTTTGCGTTTGCAGCGCAGCTCTGACAGCCGCGTCCTGGCGCTCGGCGGCAGCGGTCAACCGGTTCGTCAGGCTCAAGCCGTTCTCGACTTCGCGAAAAGCGTTGAGCACCGTCGCACGATAGTTATCCTCGGTCTCGCGATAAGCCGACCAGGACTGCTGCAATTGGGCGCGGCGAAGACCGCCCTGAAACAGCGGCATGGAAACGGAGGCGCCGTAAGACCAGTAACTATTGGCGAGCGCAATCAGATTCATGTTGCCGTTTTCATACCCGCCGCTGGCCTTGAATACCACATTAGGGAAAAAAGCGGCGCGGGCAATGCCGATAGCGCGGTTCGCCTGCGCCATCCGGCGCTCCATCTCGGCTATATCGGGCCGACGCTCCAGCAAAGAGGCCGGAATTTTCTGCGGAACAGTAAAAACCGGCGACGGCAACTCGTCAACCGGCGCGATGCTGAAAGCGGCAGGCACCCGATTGACAAGAATGGCGATCGCATGTTCGGCCACCTGACGTCTGCCCTGAATATCGAGCTCTTTCGCTTCGGTGCTGTGCAGCAGATATTCGGCACGGGCGACGTCGAGCTGCGGCACGATAGCGCCTTTGAACTGGGCGTCGACAATATCCAGCGATTTTTTATAGTAGGCAATCGATTTGGTATAAACGGAGTCCTGCGCATCATAGCCGCGCAGCGTGAAATAATTCGCCGCAATTTCCGCCTGCAGACTCAAGCGCGCTAGCCCGTATTCGGCGGCGCGCTGTTCCGCGAGGTAAATCTCGGCGCGCACCCTGTTGCGAATCGCCGACCAGAAGTCGGGCTCCCAGGACGCGAGTCCCCCGGAGTAAAAATCCGACTGCTCAATAGGCGCATTGGGGGCGCGAAACAGCGTATTGATGGACTGTTCATTGTTCGAGGCCCCGAACTCCACGCCAAACTGAGGAATCAGGCGTGAACGAACCTTCATCATCATATCGCGCGCCTGAACAAAGCGCTCGGCCGCGGCTTGCAGGTCCGGATTGGACGCCATGGCCTGCTCTTCAAGCTGATTCAGAATCGGATCGTTATAAAGTTTCCACCAATCCGGGCGCAATTCGCCATCAGATGGCTTCGCATCGACAAAAGGACTCGACCCATGCCAGGAGTCGGGAACGACGAATTGCGCAGGCTCATAGGCGGGCGCCAGATCGAAGGCCGGGCCATCAATACAGGCAGTCAAGTTGAGCGCCAGCAGTAACAAACCGCCACACCGCGCGCGAGAGAGAAAGATGCCTGACATGTCCGGTTTCGTCTGCAAGAAGCGCTCGCCCTTCATTCGGCAGGGGAAGCGTTTGATGAGGATGGCTCAGCAGCCGGCTCAGGCGTTTCCTGACTGGTGAGGTCATAGCCAGGCGCAGGCGTGACAACCCGCACCTTGTCGCCTTCAAGCAAGGCGGCACTGGGGTTGTTAACAATGCGCTCGCTTCTGGAAACTCCCTCTGTAAACTCAACCGTACCGTCGAGAATTTTGCTCAACAGGATAGACTTGAAATGAATGCGGTCGTCATCCGTCACAACGGCTACCTGTGTATTGGCCTCCTGAAATACCAGAGCACTGGCGGGGATGCTCAGAATATTGGTGTCGACCGGCACGGTGAGACGAACGGTAGCGTACGAACCGGGCCATAATGCTGCGTCGTCATTGTCGATGGTGAACTCGGTAATCACAGTGCGCGTATTCGGATCGATGCCATTGGCGGCAGTCAGGAACTTGGCTGTGAAATGGCGATTGGTAAATTGCGGCACGGTGACATCCGCCGTGAGGCTGGGCTTAAGCATATCGGCAAAGGCGCTGGGCACGGAAATAAAAAGGCGCATCTTATGCATGTCGGCCACGGAAAACAGGTTGCTCACCGTATTACCGCTGGCGCTACTGATATTGCCGTCCTTATTGATGTAGTCTCCGACGTTGATGTTACGCTGCGTTACTACGCCGTCATAAGGCGCGACGATGGTTTTGAAACGCATCTTCGCCAGGAAATTATTAACGTTGTTCTCTGCCGCCTTGACCAGCGCCGCTTCGGATCTCTCGTTTGCTTCCGCCACGGAGATCGACTGTTCCGAGACTGCATGCGATTCTCGCAGTGCCAGCCAGCGTTTCAGGGACACCAGCGCAAGATTGTATTTGGCGCGTTGCGAGTCCAGATCGGCCTTGGCCTGGGAAAATTCGGCGTCGAGGGTCGGCTGGCTGATTTCGGCAAGCACATCGCCCTGCTTCACATGCGCGCCGTAATCCTTGTACCACATTTTCACATAGCCGGGGATTTGCGCATAGATCGGCGCCTGATACCAGGCGTCGATATTGCCGGGCAAAGTAATGGTTGCGGTCGGCGCAATCGGCCTGGCGTGGGTGACGGCAACAGTGGGAACAGCGTCCCTCAGCGTCTCCTCGCGCAACGCATCGGCGTCGTGTTTGCGCACATAGAACTGATAGCCGACGTAAACGACGCACAGCAGGATCAATATGACAACGCGCGGTTGGCGCAGAATTGAGTGCATCAGCTATTCTCCTTGGTACTGGCGGTTCGTTTGCTGTAAATCATGGCGTAAACGCACGGCACGAAAAGCAGCGTCGCGAAAGTTGCAACTATCAAACCGCCCATGACGGCGCGCCCCAGGGGCGCATTCTGGGAATTGCTCAACGACATCGGCAGCATGCCGATGACCATGGCCGACGCGGTCATCAACACCGGCCGTATGCGCGCGTAACCCGCTTCGACGGCGGCCTTCAGCGCGTCGCCATGCACCTCCAGCCGCTCACGGGCGTATGAAACCACCAGGATCGAATTGGCGGTCGCCGTACCCATGGACATGATCGCGCCGGTCAACGCCGGCACCGAAATATTGGTATGCGTGATGAACAGCGACCAGGCGATGCCCGCCAATGCGCCAGGCAAGGCAGTGATAATGATAAAGGGATCGAGCCAGGACTGAAAGTTGATGACGAGCAGCAGATAGATCAGCACGATGGCGGCGACAAGCCCGGCCAGCAGCTCTATATAAGCGCTGCTCATGGTTTCAGCCTGCCCCTTGATATCGACCGCCGTACCGCGAGGCAGTTCTTTCTCCATGCTCTTGACGGCTTTTTCGACATCCGCCAGAACCCCGCCGAGATCGCGTCCTTCGGCGGAGACATAGATATCGAACACCGGCATGATATCCATATGCGTTACTACGCCCGGCGTTCCGGTGACTGAAAGCGAGGCGACGTTACCGAGCAGTTGCATGCCGTTTCCGGTCGGATCCATGTCGCCCTTATCAACCGGAATGGTTAAAAGATCCTCGACGCTCGCGAGTTGCGGTTGCGGCAAATAGACATTGACCTGGTAGGACAGGCCGGTCTTGTGGTCGAGCCAGTAGACCTGATCGACCTGCTGACTGCCGGACGTCGACATCAGCAGGTTGTCGGTAATGTCTTTCAAGGACAGATCAATGCCGAGTCCCAGACTGCGATTGCCGTTGATATTCAGGGTCGGCGTACGCATGGTCTGCTGTATCGTCACGTCGCTGCTGCCGCTGATCTTGCGCAACTCGCTCGCCAGTTTGCGCGCGTACTCGTAGTTAGCCTCCATTTCCGTGCCATTGACGCGTACGGCGATCGGCGAGGGTGAGCCGAAATTGAGTATCTTCGCAGTCAGATCGGCCGGCTGGAACGTAAACTCGGTTCCCGGATAGCGTTCCTGCAAGCCTTTACGGAGTGTGCGCCGGTAATCCCAAACCGGCGACGCCTCATTCTTCAGGCTGATGGTCAGATCGCAATCCTGCGAACCGATGGTCGGGGTCGGAATAAACGCCAGGTTATGCGGCCCGACCGGTATGCCGCAGTTGCTGACAACGTCTTCGACCTGACCGGGCAGCAGCTTCGCGATGTCGTTCGAAACCAGCGTGGCGATGCGTCCTGAAGTCTCGATGCGCGTGCCGAGCGGTGCGCGCATATGCATCAGCATGGTGCCCGACTTGACCTCGGGGAAGAAATCGCGTCCGTTATAATAAAACAGGACGAGAGATCCGATAGCGAACGCCAGAAAAATGCGAATAAATGCGCTGCGCTGGGCGATTGCCTGTTCGAGCATCGCCTTGTAACTTTCGCGGAATTGATCGAAACCGCGTTCGAAGCCCTTCTGGAAGCGGCCCAGGAAACCCGGAGGCTTCGCGGCGTGATGACCGGAACCCGGCGGCGCGGCGCCGTGGATACCGCCGGCCAATGCCGCTTCAGGCTGTCCATGCGGCGCATTATGATCCACAAGAATATATTTCGCCATGGTCGGCACCAGCGTGCGCGACAGTATGAAGGAGGCGAGCATGGCGAAGATCACCGCTTCAGCCATCGGCGCGAACAGGTAACCGGACACGCCGCTCAGCTCGAACAGCGGGAACCAGACGGTAACGATGCACAGCGTGGCCACCAGAGTCGGAACGACAATCTGATTCGCGGCGTCGATGATGGCGGTTTCGAGCGGCTTGCCCATTTCGAGATGAGTGTCGATATTCTCGATCATCACGGTTCCGTCGTCGACGAGTATGCCGACAGCCAGCGCCAGTCCGCCCAGAGTCATGATATTGATCGATTCATCCATCAGGTGCAGACAGATGAGCGAGGTCAGGATGGCGAGCGGGATGGAAGTTGCGATTATGACGGTCGGACGCCATGAGCCGAGAAACAGCAGCACGACAAGCCCGGTAAGCAGAGCGGCAGTACCCATTTCATGCAGAACGTCCTGTATCGAATCCTTCACGAAAATCGAAGCATCGTTCAGGAGTTTGATCTGCACGCCCTCGGGAAGGATTTGTTCGATGCGCGGAATCATCTTTTTGACGCCGTCGACCACATCCAGGGTCGATGCGTTGCCGCTCTTCATCATCACCAGCATGACCGCCTGCTTGCCGCCGACCAGCACGGAGTTGATTTGCGGGGGACCAGCGATCTGCACGTCGGCGACGTCGCGCAAATAGACGGTGGCGTTGGTGGCGTCGACGCGCTTGATCGGGATATTGTTGAAATCCTCAACCAGCATCGGCGTGGCATTGGTCTGCACCATCCAGTCGGTCTGCTTGATCTTCATGTCTCCGGCCGGCAACACGATGCTTTGATCGCCGAACGCGTTGTGAACATCGGTCGCGCTGATGTTATGGGCGAGCAGCTTCTGCTTGTCGAGTGAGACCAGCAGCTGCTGAGGTTTCCCCCCGTAAGGCTGAGGCAGAATAGCCCCAGGGATAGTCACCAGCAAGGTACGGATACGCGCGTAGGCGAGATTATAAAGCTCCGACGGCGACAGCGTATCGGAAGTAACCTGCAGCATGACCACCGGCACCGACGAGGCTTCGAGACGCATGATCAGGGGCGGAGAAATATCAGGTGGCAACTGCTTGACGACCGCCTGTGAAATCGCGGTTATCTCGGCTTCGGCGCCGGCGAGATTGGTATCGGGCTGAAGATAGATATTGATGATGCTGATGCCGTAATAGGAGTTGCTTTCGATGCGCGCAATACCTTCCACCGTCGAAGTCAAGGCGCGTTCGTAATAAAACGTGATACGACCGGACACATCCGCCGGCAATAGTCCTGCGTAGGCCCAGACCACGGAGACAACGGGAATCTTGATAGGCGGAAAGACATCTGTGGCCGACTTGAGCACCGACATGATGCCGAACAGCACGATCAGAATCGAAAGAACGACAAAGGTATAAGGCCTGCGCAGGGCAATGAGGACAATCTGATTCATGCGCGAAGTGTGCTGAAAGCGGTTTGCTTTTCCATCATTTGAATAAAGTTTCCATTATTGTACGATATGACTGATGCCGACAGCCAGAAAAGTTGCTGAGCAAAAGAATGTTTTCACTAATAGTGAACCCTTCAGCTACGTTCAGGAGAGCCTTTTTGGGCCATGAACGGGAATGGTTTATTGATCATTTCCTCAAACCCGATCACGACGGTCATTATTCCCGATACACACAGACCCGATTACGCCCCTCGCCCTTGGCCCGGTAAAGAGCCTGATCGGCCTTGTTAAGCAGGATATCAATATTGGCGTCTGTGCCGGTGAGCGTTGCCACGCCAAACGAAGCGGTAAAATGCAAGGGCTGCCCTCCATTACCCAAGGGAACGTTGGCTTCAGCAAGCGCAGCGCGCAGGCGCTCGGCGGCATCCATTGCGTCCGCGCACCCGGTTTCCGGCAGCAGCACAGCAAACTCTTCGCCGCCGATCCGTCCGACGATATCGTTTTTGCGCAGCGTGCTGCGACAGACTTCCGATAGGGTTTGCAGCATGATGTCGCCAACCTGGTGACCGTAGGTGTCGTTGGCTCGCTTGAAGTGGTCGACATCCAGCATCAGAATCGACAGTTCTCCGCCGTAACGCAGTACGCGAGCCAGTTCTTGCTCCGCCTGCTCGAAAAAATGGCGTCGATTGGCTAGACCGGTCAGATAGTCGGAGTAGGCCTGACGCTCCAGCTCTTCGTAAGCGTTGCGGTTTTCGATGGCAATGGCGGCCAGGTTGGCGGCAAAACTGATGCGCTCGATATCTTGCTGTTCGGGTGTTTTCGGCACGGTATGATAAATGGCAAACGTCCCCAGAACTTTGCTCCGTGAAGACAGAATCGGCTCCGACCAGCAGGCCTGCAACCCCGCCCGCTCCGTCAATTGGATATAGGGTTTCCAGTATTCGTGGATCCGGACGTCGGC of Candidatus Methylospira mobilis contains these proteins:
- a CDS encoding CBS domain-containing protein; its protein translation is MKEEGSMKAKDVMVRDVVTVKSNCEAADAIKLLVEHDISALPVVDEKGVVIGVISEADFIHREEIGTDKHHPWWLEALTPASTLAGEFAKSYGRHVSEIMSTRVISALEDTPLDEIATLLEKYRIKRVPILGNDGKLAGIVSRSNLIQALASSPPRTNTSAASDRQIRLELLDRLGRQPWTDFGARNIIVSEGVVHLWGLVSSEEEHKALIALAEGVPGVARISDEMFPSY
- a CDS encoding trypsin-like serine peptidase, with product MIWLSVIFGFGAFLGLSSSACQADSGQLEWPAPQSDLPGIIGHDDRVPLDSTAWPWQAIGRFNQPDGNAYCTGTLIAPDTVLTAAHCVYNHAANRWLQPEEIVFVADLRRDEDAGFARCKSIQRPSGFDPRNPTVNTIANDWAIVKLLHALSVQPVKVRSLLEMNLPDIASLHFETAGYAQDRPYLLSLVNSCAIRSLIDNGRILVTDCDSTKGDSGAPLLLRQGKDFWLVGVFSASTLAGAKNPGSYAVNAAGFLDLLH
- a CDS encoding efflux transporter outer membrane subunit, translating into MSGIFLSRARCGGLLLLALNLTACIDGPAFDLAPAYEPAQFVVPDSWHGSSPFVDAKPSDGELRPDWWKLYNDPILNQLEEQAMASNPDLQAAAERFVQARDMMMKVRSRLIPQFGVEFGASNNEQSINTLFRAPNAPIEQSDFYSGGLASWEPDFWSAIRNRVRAEIYLAEQRAAEYGLARLSLQAEIAANYFTLRGYDAQDSVYTKSIAYYKKSLDIVDAQFKGAIVPQLDVARAEYLLHSTEAKELDIQGRRQVAEHAIAILVNRVPAAFSIAPVDELPSPVFTVPQKIPASLLERRPDIAEMERRMAQANRAIGIARAAFFPNVVFKASGGYENGNMNLIALANSYWSYGASVSMPLFQGGLRRAQLQQSWSAYRETEDNYRATVLNAFREVENGLSLTNRLTAAAERQDAAVRAALQTQSLTMELYMGGLITSLDLIYAQINTLTASIDAVVLKTERLKNSVALIRSLGGGWNRKQLPADDQIQPFGIFEEYGNAGKPQPAGGIDVPADNNRLNNDLTKPAVP
- a CDS encoding efflux RND transporter periplasmic adaptor subunit encodes the protein MHSILRQPRVVILILLCVVYVGYQFYVRKHDADALREETLRDAVPTVAVTHARPIAPTATITLPGNIDAWYQAPIYAQIPGYVKMWYKDYGAHVKQGDVLAEISQPTLDAEFSQAKADLDSQRAKYNLALVSLKRWLALRESHAVSEQSISVAEANERSEAALVKAAENNVNNFLAKMRFKTIVAPYDGVVTQRNINVGDYINKDGNISSASGNTVSNLFSVADMHKMRLFISVPSAFADMLKPSLTADVTVPQFTNRHFTAKFLTAANGIDPNTRTVITEFTIDNDDAALWPGSYATVRLTVPVDTNILSIPASALVFQEANTQVAVVTDDDRIHFKSILLSKILDGTVEFTEGVSRSERIVNNPSAALLEGDKVRVVTPAPGYDLTSQETPEPAAEPSSSNASPAE
- a CDS encoding efflux RND transporter permease subunit, with product MNQIVLIALRRPYTFVVLSILIVLFGIMSVLKSATDVFPPIKIPVVSVVWAYAGLLPADVSGRITFYYERALTSTVEGIARIESNSYYGISIINIYLQPDTNLAGAEAEITAISQAVVKQLPPDISPPLIMRLEASSVPVVMLQVTSDTLSPSELYNLAYARIRTLLVTIPGAILPQPYGGKPQQLLVSLDKQKLLAHNISATDVHNAFGDQSIVLPAGDMKIKQTDWMVQTNATPMLVEDFNNIPIKRVDATNATVYLRDVADVQIAGPPQINSVLVGGKQAVMLVMMKSGNASTLDVVDGVKKMIPRIEQILPEGVQIKLLNDASIFVKDSIQDVLHEMGTAALLTGLVVLLFLGSWRPTVIIATSIPLAILTSLICLHLMDESINIMTLGGLALAVGILVDDGTVMIENIDTHLEMGKPLETAIIDAANQIVVPTLVATLCIVTVWFPLFELSGVSGYLFAPMAEAVIFAMLASFILSRTLVPTMAKYILVDHNAPHGQPEAALAGGIHGAAPPGSGHHAAKPPGFLGRFQKGFERGFDQFRESYKAMLEQAIAQRSAFIRIFLAFAIGSLVLFYYNGRDFFPEVKSGTMLMHMRAPLGTRIETSGRIATLVSNDIAKLLPGQVEDVVSNCGIPVGPHNLAFIPTPTIGSQDCDLTISLKNEASPVWDYRRTLRKGLQERYPGTEFTFQPADLTAKILNFGSPSPIAVRVNGTEMEANYEYARKLASELRKISGSSDVTIQQTMRTPTLNINGNRSLGLGIDLSLKDITDNLLMSTSGSQQVDQVYWLDHKTGLSYQVNVYLPQPQLASVEDLLTIPVDKGDMDPTGNGMQLLGNVASLSVTGTPGVVTHMDIMPVFDIYVSAEGRDLGGVLADVEKAVKSMEKELPRGTAVDIKGQAETMSSAYIELLAGLVAAIVLIYLLLVINFQSWLDPFIIITALPGALAGIAWSLFITHTNISVPALTGAIMSMGTATANSILVVSYARERLEVHGDALKAAVEAGYARIRPVLMTASAMVIGMLPMSLSNSQNAPLGRAVMGGLIVATFATLLFVPCVYAMIYSKRTASTKENS